In one window of Myotis daubentonii chromosome 13, mMyoDau2.1, whole genome shotgun sequence DNA:
- the C13H10orf105 gene encoding uncharacterized protein C10orf105 homolog, translated as MAVGTRHLSSTLRFREGTTRGQSALQAMPARRRSCTARWASEFPAGSWEGSCSAWKCWKEWWQGVGRKWGGVHWMPLVGRAQGKAVGSKEAGPMAAGAMSTEGPSPLTTGTPGSPVEAAAPLPVLIALACIFLLLASCLLFMTLCKPAALDPSRQARERMPHHPGSPSEPQLRLWTRLGSLRRSLHSFRRGRPAPPRSLPDHDNSHGWDCTESTKI; from the exons ATGGCGGTGGGCACACGCCATCTGTCCTCCACACTCAGATTCAGGGAAGGGACAACCCGTGGCCAGAGTGCCCTCCAGGCGATGCCTGCAAGGCGGAGGTCCTGCACAGCTAGATGGGCATCAGAGTTtccagctgggagctgggaggggtcCTGTTCTGCCTGGAAATGCTGGAAGGAGTGGTGGCAGGGAGTGGGtaggaagtggggtggggtgcaCTGGATGCCCTTAGTCGGCCGGGCACAGGGCAAAGCTGTAGGCAGCAAGGAAGCTGGTCCTATGGCTGCTG GAGCCATGAGCACGGAGGGCCCCAGTCCCCTCACAACTGGCACCCCGGGGAGCCCTGTGGAGGCAGCGGCCCCCCTGCCCGTGCTCATTGCCTTGGCCTGCATCTTCCTCCTGCTGGCCTCCTGTCTGCTGTTCATGACCCTCTGCAAGCCGGCTGCACTGGACCCCAGCCGCCAGGCTCGAGAGCGCATGCCCCACCACCCCGGGAGCCCCAGCGAGCCCCAGCTCCGGCTCTGGACGCGCCTGGGCTCCCTGCGCCGCTCCCTGCACAGCTTCCGGCGTGGCCGGCCCGCACCGCCACGCTCCCTGCCGGACCACGATAACAGCCATGGCTGGGACTGCACGGAATCTACCAAGATATGA